In the Hirundo rustica isolate bHirRus1 chromosome 2, bHirRus1.pri.v3, whole genome shotgun sequence genome, TGCTGCAAGTGTTTCATCgtatttcaaaatttcatttggaTTTGAGACAGATTTGAACATATTTGTCTCATGAGTATATCCCAGACATTCTCAATTCTTCATTAGAAGGACTATCCTGGAAAGAATTAAGCAGGTCAAGAGGTGAGTCACCacccttttcctttcagttgcTGAGATGTGTTCAGTCCTCAGGGAAATTATGGAGAAGTGCAACCTCCCTATTAGTGGTCCAGCAGAAGAGGCATCTCAGCCAGCTGTGAAAGACTGATACAGACATAACAGCACCAGGCTTTGCAATTTCCCTCGGAGTCATTCTGTTTGTGACTTTGTGCTGTGGGCAGCTCTGGtcactgcagggattggtggACTATGTTGGGAACAAGAGGCCTGCCTTCCTGGAGCTTGCAGCAAGACCAACACAGCAACAGAAGGTGGGGATGCCATGTCTGTGCCTGAGTCAGGGCAAACTCCCTGACCGTATGTCGCACACACAGAAAGGAAGGATTCACCATGAAAAGCATTAGTACAGCGATGGATGGGCCACTCTCCATAGCCTTCACCATGATACTGGTCTATAAAATGAAAAGGTTGGCTGTAGGAAATGAATGTGATCAGCCTCCCGCGTGCTGAAGAGAACCAGCAAGCAGTATCATGGCTGCTTGCACTTCCCTTAGCTTCAGGCCCAGGGAGattctgaaataattcaaaGCAAGGGAGGAGGAACTTTGAAAGCTCCTGCTCCCAATGTGCTGTGAACACTTTGCTTGATtaaagaagaggagaagaatCGGGGAGCAGAGTACCAAAAAGTCATCAGCTGCCATTTTGCAAGCATTTTTCAAGTGGTTACCACCACAACTGGATCTACTTTTCAAGTTGTTTGGATGAAAGTGAGCAAGATATGTCCAGTagagagcagggaaaagacTGTGCAGAAAGtgaaggaggcagaggaagtCAAAGTAGGTTGAGGGAGTAAAGAGCCCCTCAGCAGCGCTGAGAGTGTGGGAGAACAGGATTGGATAGGGCTAAAACATATGCAGATGAGTAGGAAGGAAGCAGATGCATGTAAGGGGATGGAGTGGGGAGCAGTAGGAGAGCCAGAAAAGCACTGTGTCCAAAGAGTCCTGCAAGGCTCACAAGTAGAAATCCTCCCTTTAAGGACTGAAATCACAATTACACTGGTTGAATTAGGGAGTTATGGCACTGTAAATAGAAGTGGTTTACACAAAGAGCAAACCCCTCTGCTGAGAGGTTATCTAGAGAAGTATGGAAACATTAATTTAGGAAGCAATTTTTAACTTTGGCAGCTGCCTTATCCCATCTCCCCAAAAAGGCAGGTGAAACCTGATGGATACAGGGTTCTGCAATGCTAAGGCGCATTTCTTGTTTAGTGAACATTCCTGATTTATACAATAACAAGAGTCCAGGGacatccctgctctgcttttctatCTCTATGGGTCAGAAGTTTAAAGTTCAAGTattctcataatttttttaaaaccctgAAATACCTAGTCTGGACATCGTGTATCTTTCCCACTAGCTGGCATTCTGCAGCAAGAGCCTCATTTGTATTCTGTCTTTTActtgagcaaagaaaaaaaaacccactctgcATTGCCACAACTAAGTCCTTCCCCACTGCAATACAGAGATTGCCAAACAGTCACACTAAATTCACCATGTTCCTACTAGCATACTTCATTCATACTGATGGCCTGCTTCACAGTGTGCTCCCAAAGACTTGATTTAAAATTTAAGCTCCAGACTTCTAACAAAAtatataaagcaaaacaaagtgaGTATCTTTTTCTACATAGCAGTGCAacagagctgcttctccttcAAGGCTCATCTATCACAGATTTTAggcaggaggggtttttttccccacacaggGTTGGAGTGTCTTCCTGTACAAAGGAGAAATTTGTGACTTCTAAAAAGACATTGTCTTTAAAGTCCTACTTCTTTTTtgagttaaaaattaatttcaggcTGTAGATAAGTTTTGGACCTGATGATACTACTAAGTGAGGCTTCCTCCAAGATAATGTTCTTAAGTGGACTCCACCTTGACAAGCCAAGTCCCTAACACCAAACCAATTGTTGGGGCActgtatttctgtcttttcaagCAGGAGTGGCCATGTCTGTTGGGGATTAAAGTTTTCCTGGCCCGTCCTGGTTGGATATTCACACAGCAGGCTTTTCTTTACACTGATTGTACTTGTGAAAGTACAGCTAAACCCATCAGGTAACTTCAAGTAAGATATTGCAGGGAATCTGAAAGCTTTTTGGGCCAGAGCCGTTTTTCACTAGGGCTCTCCTTTGCTGTCAGCAAGTCCAGCATTTCACCCGTGGATCTGGGAGGAACTACAGGAGCATCCTGCATGTGCAATAAAGGCTGTGTAGCATTTTGCTCCAAGCTACACAAGCCATGGCACTCTGTCACACAGTGGATACTCAGGAAAGTATCCTGGCTACACTGAACTCTTTCCACAACTcatggagaaaaaaggaatcTCCAAGGGATGGTTCACAGTCTCTCAGACTTGTTTTGGGATAAGAGGACTCACCATCTGAAACTCTCCCCATCATGTCAGAGCGAAGGAGGCAGAGTTCACTGCAGGCACTGCTACTTTTCTGATGCCCGAACTGAAGGGCGCACATCTACATTTCTTTTGTGAACAGAGCAAAACACCtgcagagaaatgggaaaaaaataaataaacaagcatCAGCGTCTGGTGATGGTCTGtgtcaggagcagcaggccAGAAAAGAAGCCTCCCCTTACGCTGTGTGAGCCATTTCCTGCAACACTTGACTTTCTTCTCACTGACTCCTGTTAGCAACTGCCTTGTGAATTTTTACTGGCAGCTGTCTGAGTTCACTCTTGGCACCACATACAATCCCCACAGCCATGAGGTTGAGCTCTGCTCCATGAGTGACAGTGCAGCCCAGGAATGGCAAgactgggctgagctgggagccagACAATGTGATGAGGGCAGGACCAGTGGCAATAACCATAACCAACTGCTGTCCAGTGTTGTCCAGGCAAAGTCAAAGTAATAAGGAAGGCCTGAGGTCAAGTTAGGAACTCGAGCCAAGCCTAGCTACAACACACATTTCACACAGATCAGGCCAGCTCTAAAGCAAGGATCTCAGCTTTATGCTGGCATCTGGGCCAGGTGGAGGGTGGCTGGAACAATGACAGCTTGCTGGAGTACTCCAGTTCCTGACAGCCATTGTGAGGGGAAGTCTAGGAACAGTGTTAGCCCTCAACAGGCTAAGAACTTCTAACACTTTTCCAGCAACAGGACTTACCCTCAGACATACAGGGTATGTTTCAAATTCCCACCCTACTCCAAGACCTCTTCCTGTCCCACTCTTATTAACAGTTTCttgtgccaggagctggaagcCGAGGGAGAGCTAAGAATATAACAGTACTAAATGCTACAATCAATGACCTGCACAGGAGTGGACAAGAGATGctggctgccagcttatccttCTCTCACCGGGGCCGCCCAGGCGGCACCAGCTCCCTGGCTGAGGCAGCTCAGCCATGGCTCTAATTCAATGTGAgtcaaaagttttattttgacagGAAAAGCTGAAACAGCAGAGGGCTTCTTGCCATCGTCTCTGGACAAGCCAAGGAGAGGCAGGAATAGTTTGTTTAATGCCATGTCTCATAATTCCTGGCACTTCATGACTCATTACATGTCCTAGTTTTGTAACTAACTCCTGCTGAGCTCAACATTTGATCCACATTTATGGGTGGCCTGTTGGCTGTACTAACAATTCATTATTCCCTTCACCATCTTAACTCCTTCCTCTGCATGCTAGGCTTCCTTTAAACAACTATAAGATAAAGATACTGGGCACTTCATCCCTTAATACCAAAAGAATTATATTTATCTGGACAATTTATTGGTATAGCTATATGCTGCAGAATGCTGAATGCATTCTGAGTTCAAATAAAACTATGCTGGATCCTAATGCTTCTTACGCTGCTCCCCTTCTGTATCCATTTGGCTTTTACCATGGATATATCCATGTACATGGATGCTTGATATTGATGCCCCTTCAAAAGAAGTTCAGCAGCACACTTAGCAGTATTTATTCACCTGTATAGAATGGGAACAGGAGCCAAATGACCCTTCTTGGCCATTACATGTGGGAATTAGAAGTAAGGGGCCTCTGTTCAGGACCTTCTTGTGATACAAGTGGTTTTGTCAGCTTCCCCCATTTTCCAGCTTGCTTTCTTTGTAAAAGGTCAGTGAGAACTCACAACAGAGCCCAGCAACATGTTGACCCAGCCTGACAACTGATTCAAGCATTCAGCACAAGTTTGACAGGCACCAGTATTTTTGGAGCTGACAGCATATTTCAcctgtctcttctgaaaacATCATGCATGGTCACCTTGGAGGTAGATAGACAGGTCTGTGATTTAGgttaatttttctctccttcacaGAATCACTCAGTCTGGTCACACTGAAAAGAGTGACTTTGTGTACACAGTCAAAGAAATCCAGTCTGTGTATTTCAAGGCATGACTGAAAAGCCACCAGCAAAATCACACTGTTCTAAACTGAAGGTATCTTGGGTTTCTTTAAACTCTAGGTGGAAGTTATTTGCAGGTTCAATCAAAGAGTGCCATAGAAATGTGTCTGATTTCAGGCTACCTCGTATGAGAATGGTCTGAAATTCAGTGGTGTCAGACGGCTTTCAAACTTTTTGGGCTGGGTTTGGTTGGGATGGACTTTCTTCGCAGCACCCTTAAGGATCTGTGCCTTTCACCCGTGGTTAAAATAACACCGGTAGCAAATAGGTTTGGGtgttgctgagcagtgccagcacagtgTCAGGGCTTTCTCTCCAACATCCCACCAAGAACTTTGAAGGTCTGTAAGCCGGAGATGAGCAAGAGATTGGGAGGGGGAATAACTGAGACAGCTGACCCAAATAATCAAAGGGATAACCCATGCTATATGATGTCCTCATTAGCAATAAAAGttgaaggaaaagagaatgatGGGATGACATTTGTGGTGATGTCATCTGTCTTCCCAAGCAACTGCTATGCTTATTGAGGCCTTGCTTCACAAAAAATAGGTAGACATCTTCCTGCTTATGGGCTGTAGTGAATGAAGTCCTCTTTTTACTTTGCTTCcatgtgcagcttttgcttttctgaacaACTGCACTTTTATCAAACCATGAGATTTTCTATGTCATTTTCTCCCCCAGCCCTTTCAAGGAGAGGAGCGAGAAAGCAGCTGGGTGGATGTCTGGTATCCAGTGAAGGCCAATCCTCCATGGGGTTCTGGACAAAGACTAATGTTCTTGACTGTTCTTTCCATTTTGACTACTGCTGATGGCAAAGAAAACATAATGTGAACTTCAAAGGCATTTTTATAGGAGAATTGTCAATTTCACTGAATACTGCCAACCTTAAACATTCAATAAACATCAGTTctgataaaaaaagaagaaaaaccactTGGGGTCTTACCAGTTAAGCCTTGGTGTGTGAGCCCACAAGGATGTGGTTTTATGACCAGCATATTCTAGTTCAAGCTCGTGCTGCCCTACTGAGACTGGTCCCACTCTTACTAGAGCCTATTTTATATTCCTGCTGCTTGCCTTAGGTCAACACTAGCAGTCAGGAGGAGAGTCAAACAAGCTTCAAGATCTGACAAAACAGGGACAAGAAGGGTCTTGTTCATTCTTGCAAAATCTTTTGTTTCAGAGCtggtttgcagcagcagcaagactGTGTTCAGAGGCTGCCACAGGGTGGTCCAGGAGGAGCAGATGATGCAGGAGGTCTGCACGGGAGGACAGTTTGTCACGGCAGCATTTCTCCCTGTGTGCAGCAGTTCCTGtcagcaggagaaaaagcaatCACTGATTTCAGTCAAGTGCTTtgtctgcagcatttctgtcttTGTCCTGCATTTCTTTATGCAAGGTTTAGACACTGATTATTGGTGACTCAGGCTTTTCCTGAAGGATGTGTTTTAAAGTTAGAAACAAGGCTGttacaaaacaaagaaagcGCACAAATTCACCCCTGGAGGAGTGAAAACAACAAATTGCAATGCACAGGCTTCAGTGTCAGGGAATATGTTTCTCTGGAAGGGATTTAGTTATTTTCTTACCCCATGAAACAAGTGCCATCTCTCAGAAAAGACTCCCTGTGAGGATTTGGATCCTTTGGGAAGGGGAATGAGTTAGCGGTTAGAGATGGAATGCAAAGGTGTTTTCAGCATAGCAGCTGGCTGCTCGGTTTTCTAATACAGTACATTACATTGTTAATGGAAATGTTACtttgtaccttctgtttttctcccaGTAGAATTAATTCCAGCACTGTTTGCATGCCAAGCATGCACACTCACGGCTACCAGCTCTGGGGAGAGGCAGAAGACACGGCTTGGACCTGCACTGATAAGATCACAAAGATTCTGCgacagggcttggagctgaACCTGCTGCCTTTGCCAGTGACCTCACCCCAAGCccatctctgctcctgcccacgGGAACCATCACACATCCCTACAGACAAACCTCGGGAGTCAGCACACTGGGGCAAAGGCATCTGGCTGGTCTGAAGTCCTTTGGGAGACCTGCAGGAACAGTCTTCTGTTCCACTCTGTGATGcaggaaagagtggaaaaaaccttCACCATTTCCCACAGAGCAGCTAACCCTTCCCAGTTTGCTAATCCAATCTGCACTCCTGCTTCTGCCAGGAATCAATCTGTTTCAAGGCTCCACGTGtcattttattaagaaataagagagagaagggaggagCAGCTTTAAAAGCAGCAAGCCATGCAGGGGCTGGGCAACACAGGCTGCCAAGACTTTGGGAACACTCAGAGATGAAAGTACCACAGGAGTGCcacttggcagtgctgctggtgtAGTTACCATGCTTCTAAAGCAACTCTCTACATGCCAGTTATGAAGAGACACAAATCGTGGAGGTGGAGACACAGAGCTCACTAAATCCAGTGGTCACAAAATGGGAAGTAAAGGGAGTATATTTTTCCATGATACAGGAGCCACTGACCCAAGTTGAAAGCCCTGGGAGAAAAAGCAACAGGGCATATAAGTACTTCCCTGGGAGCTGACCGTGAGTGAAGCAGCTTGGTTTTCAGCAGCTGGATTTACAGACACACatttgtgaagaaaatgagGGTGAAAAAGCCGGAGAGATTTCTGAGAGGACTCTAGGTTTGTACTTGAGAGAGGGAAATGTACCTAATGCTGCATATTGTGGTGGGGGTGGCCAAGGTACATGAACTGCAGAAACATCCAACTTGTATTTCATCCTGCTTGAAAGCAAGTCACAACTCCTAATTAGCAGTTCAGACCAAAAAGAGGTCATTTATCTTCCAAGTGCTTAGGAAAAAGTGTGAAAAGGTAGGATGTGAGGAAGAGCTTTTGCTCTTATTATTGCAGTGGCAAAGCACAGCATCTTGAATAGTCAGCAGTATTATTTTGTGTATGCTTAGGAAGAAACTGTAATCCCTCATCCAACATTACCTGAGTCTGCAGTTACCACAGTGCAAATCGGGCCATAACTATATATGCACAGCCACTAAATTACTGGGTCCCAATCAGCATAACTATCGCTGTTTTATATATTGGAAGAAGAAAGCACAACAGTAAACTTGTTTACTGGCTACTTTGTTTCCAGAAAGACAACTTGCATATATTTCTTAACATCACTGAAGATCAAAGTTCTTAATACCAACAAGATAAAAACTTCTTCAAGCCAGCGCCCAGGACTCATTAAGGTTGCAAAATAACTTTAAGATCATCAGGTCCAATAATTACCGCAGTACTGCCAAGTCTATCACAATACAGTGTCCCCATATGCCATGTCTTTTGAATATCTATGGAGAAAGTGACTGCAGCActtcctggagcagcctgttccagtgccgGATAATCCtttggtgaattttttttttttttttaatatccaatctaaacctcccctggcacaacttgaggccattttctcttgttcaACCACTTGTTATATGAGACCAGAGACCAACTCCACATgtggctacaacctcctttcagacAGTTGTtgagagcaataaggtctcacctgagcctccttttctccaggctaaacaaccccggctgctcctcacaggactcgtgctccagaccctttaccagccccactgcccttctctggacacctccagcacctcagtgtctttcttgaGAGAGGGCCGCAGAACTGCTCACAGTTatccaggtgtggcctcagcagtgccaagtacaggggaacAATGCctgccctgatcctgctggccacaccattgctgatccaggccaggtgcccttggccttcttggccacctgggcacagctgacTGAAAGCTGTGCAAGGTCAAACCCCTACTTTCTTTGCCCAGTGTTCACCAAGCAGAGGGTGATTCCTGAACCTGTCAGTGATGTCTGTTAGGGTGATCAGTCGCCCCCTGACAATCCTAGAGGTTACCAGGCAGCTTGTCCAGTCAGCTCAGCCTTGGTTAAAGAATCAAAGGGACGATCTGAAGCTGGAAGTCAATAACTGTGGGATTTTGCAAATACTGGTCTGCCTGCAAAATATCACTACTCTAACACAAAATACTGTTCAGACGTAGGGATTTCTTATTCAGTTCAAAAATGAACTAATGTTCCAGTGTAGCTGTAACAAAGCTCTCTGTAGCACTGACAGTGGAAATTAACTGCAGTCCTTCCTCGTGAGGGGAAGTGGAGGGACAGGTACTGATCTCGTCTCTGGCGAACAGCGGCAGGAACCAGGAATGGCCTAAAGCTGAGCatggggaggtttaggttggatattaggaaaaggctcttcacccagagggtggttgcGGACTGGAACAGGCACCCCAGGGAAGCACAAGCCAGACAGAATTCAAGAAGTGTTaggacaatgctctcaggcacatggtgtggcTCTTGGGGGTGTTTCTGTGCAGGGCtaagctggacttgatgatccctgCGGGTCACTGccaacacagaatattctgtgattcagtgatcCTGTAATTTTAAGAGACTTATTTTCAGCAGTTTGACATACATTAACTACACATGTACATTTCTAAAACATAGAAATACTGTTCAAACCGGCAGTAAACACTCCCACACCAATGGCACCCCCTTGTGCCAGCAGACTCAAAGAGGTCAACACTCCTGACCTGTGACTCATCCTGAAGGTCATTTTAATTGCAGGTGTCAGGAAAAAATGACCTGCTGGTACTGTTGTTATTGTGAGACCAAACCTTCCCCTGACATGCCCTGAGCCAGCCTGAGCCACAGCAGGTGAGACCAGGTAAGGCCGAGGCAGGCTGGAGAAGTGGGCACCTGGGAATCTCATGAGATTTAACAAGACTAAGTGCAAGGTGCTGGACCTGGGTTGGGGCAGACTCGGtatcaacacaggctgggggatgaacagatcGAGAGCAGCTCTGACCAGATGGACTTGGGGGTGCCGCTGGGTGAGATGCTGGACATGCTCTGGCCACGGGCACTCACAGTCCAGAATGCCAAActtgtcctgggctgcatccaaagcagggcaaaggaggggattctgcccctctgctctgcgagaccccacctggaaccctgcatccagctctgggggccCCAGCACatgaaggacatggacctgttggagcaagtccagaggaggccaacAAGATGatcacagggatggagcaccgCTTCtgccaggaaaggctgagagaatcgggtttgctcagcctggggaagaaaaaggctttgaggtgacctaattgtggccttccagtacctgaagggaactCACAGTAATGATGGGGAAAGGTTATTTACAAGAGAATGTAgtgacaggaggagggggaatGGGTTCAAATCGAAAGAGTAcgtttaggttagatattacGGAAAAGAATCCTTTATCCTGCGTGTGGtaaggcactggcacagcttccccagagaagctgtggattccCTTCCCCGTCCCTTGGAggcattcaaggccaggctggatggggctctgataAACCTAGTCTAGTGGAAGTTGTGGCGTGGGGGTTGGAACAGGACGAGCTCTACCAGCGCTttagcccaaaccattccgtgacTTCGGTTCTGAGGGGAGGTTGCTGCTCCCGCTGAGGGCAGCGGGGATAGAACGGGACGAGCTCTACCACTGCTTCAGCCCAAACCCTTTCGCGACTCCGGTTCTGTGAGGGGAGATCGCTGCTCCCGCTGAGGGCAACGAGGTTAAAACAAAATGAGCCGTACCATCGCTTCAGCCCAAACCTTTCCGCGACTCCAATCCTGCGAGGGGAGGTCGCTGCTCCCGCTgagggcgcggcgggggcggagCCGCCACCGCCCCCCGCGGGCGGCACGGCCGGCTCTCCAAGATGGCGTCGGCGCCGCCTCCGTCGGCGGCCAAGTTGTACAGGCCGAACCGCTACGTCTCGCTGCCCGCCGAGCTCGACCCCAACACCTACGACCTATCGCCGGAGAAGCGCCGCGCCGAGGCCGAGCGCCTGGCGATCCGCTCCCGGCTCAAGCGGCAGTACTTGCTGCAGCTCAACAGCCCCAGCCCGCCCGCCGTCATCGTGagtggggacagagaggggcgagggggcggcgggggaaGCGCGGGGCTCGCCCGCCTCACCCGGCGGCGTCCCGGAGCGGGGCCCGCGCCTGCGGCCGTGCTgagggccggggccgggggggacGCTGTCCGCCCTCCCCGTGACCTTGGTGCCCTTTCCGGTGTGCCGTGGCCTCAGTCCCCAGGTGAAGGGGCAGAGCCCGCGGGCCTCACCGCCGTTCTCTTTGCACCCCAGGAAGATCCCGCCTTGATCCGCTGGGCCTATGC is a window encoding:
- the NDUFB4 gene encoding NADH dehydrogenase [ubiquinone] 1 beta subcomplex subunit 4: MASAPPPSAAKLYRPNRYVSLPAELDPNTYDLSPEKRRAEAERLAIRSRLKRQYLLQLNSPSPPAVIEDPALIRWAYARSQNVYPTFRPTPKTSFLGAVYALGPVLFWIFVLKADRDRKEKQIQEGKYKRPPFSVFF